The following are encoded together in the Bubalus bubalis isolate 160015118507 breed Murrah chromosome 14, NDDB_SH_1, whole genome shotgun sequence genome:
- the PPDPF gene encoding pancreatic progenitor cell differentiation and proliferation factor, whose amino-acid sequence MAAIPSSGSLVATHDYYRRRLGSTSSNSSCGSAEYPGEAIPHHPGLPKADPGHWWASFFFGKSTLPFMATVLESPEHSESAQASTSTITCDLAREAVGKQQPSGQPGKTNCRPPS is encoded by the exons ATGGCAGCCATCCCCTCCAGCGGCTCGCTCGTGGCCACCCACGACTACTACCGGC GCCGCCTGGGCTCCACTTCCAGTAACAGCTCCTGTGGAAGTGCCGAGTACCCCGGGGAAGCCATCCCCCACCACCCGG GTCTCCCCAAAGCAGACCCGGGACACTGGTGGGCTAGCTTCTTCTTCGGGAAGTCCACTCTCCCGTTCATGGCCACAGTGCTGGAGTCCCCAGAGCA CTCGGAGTCTGCCCAGGCCTCCACCAGCACGATCACATGTGACCTGGCTCGGGAAGCTGTGGGGAAGCAGCAGCCCAGCGGCCAGCCTGGCAAAACCAACTGCAGGCCACCGTCCTGA
- the SRMS gene encoding tyrosine-protein kinase Srms isoform X3, protein MEPFLRKRLAFLSFFWDKIWPAGAPRFPDPDADLELEPAAEEPSTAEPCSPPAPAQLFRALCDFTARRAEELSVSRGDRLHALREEGGCILARKLSGWPCTGLVPITYVAKVAPETLSDQPWYFSDISRTQAQQLLLSPPNAPGAFLVRPSESSHGDFSLSVRAQTKVCHYRISMAADGSLYLQKDRLFPSLDELLAYYKANWKLIQSPLLQPCTAQKSLEQDEWERPHSEFTLRRKLGEGYFGEVWEGLWLGSMPVAVKVIRPGDVKLADLAQEIQTLKSLRHERLIRLHAVCSAGEPVYIVTELMRKGSLQAFLGSLEGQALSPPFLLTFACQVAEGMSYLEEQRIVHRDLAARNVLVGDDLACKVADFGLARLLKDDIYSPRSGSKIPVKWTAPEAASYCVYSPKSDVWSFGVLLYEVFTYGRCPYEGMSNHETLQQISRGYRLPRPAACPAEVYALMLGCWRRCPEERPDFTTLREKLGATSRRHRPALT, encoded by the exons ATGGAGCCCTTTCTCAGGAAGAGGCTGGCCTTCCTGTCCTTTTTCTGGGACAAGATCTGGCCGGCCGGGGCACCGCGGTTCCCAGACCCCGACGCTGACCTGGAGCTGGAGCCCGCCGCAGAGGAGCCCAGTACCGCGGAGCCTTGCAGCCCCCCGGCGCCCGCGCAGCTCTTCAGGGCTCTGTGCGACTTCACGGCGCGGCGCGCGGAGGAGCTGAGCGTCAGCCGCGGGGACAGGCTCCACGCCCTCAGGGAGGAGGGCGGCTGCATTCTGGCCCGCAAGCTCTCGGGCTGGCCCTGCACTGGCCTGGTGCCCATCACCTACGTGGCCAAGGTGGCCCCTGAGACGCTCTCAGACCAGCC CTGGTACTTCAGTGACATCAGCCGAACCCAGGCCCAGCAGCTGCTCCTGTCCCCCCCCAATGCGCCGGGGGCCTTCCTCGTCCGGCCCAGTGAGAGCAGCCATGGGGACTTCTCACTGTCAG TCCGGGCCCAGACCAAAGTCTGCCACTACCGCATCTCCATGGCGGCCGACGGCAGCCTCTACCTGCAGAAGGACCGGCTCTTCCCCAGTCTAGATGAGCTGCTAGCATATTACAAGGCCAACTGGAAGCTGATCCAGAGCCCACTGCTGCAGCCCTGCACAGCCCAG AAGTCCCTTGAGCAGGATGAGTGGGAGCGGCCCCACTCGGAGTTCACCCTGCGGAGGAAGCTGGGCGAAGGCTACTTCGGGGAGGTGTGGGAAGGCCTGTGGCTGGGCTCCATGCCCGTGGCAGTCAAGGTCATCAGACCAG GCGACGTGAAGCTCGCCGACCTGGCCCAGGAGATACAAACGCTTAAGAGCCTGCGGCATGAGCGCCTCATCCGGCTTCACGCGGTGTGCTCGGCGGGCGAGCCCGTGTACATCGTCACGGAGCTCATGCGCAAGGGCAGCCTGCAGGCCTTCCTTGGCA GCCTCGAAGGCCAGGCCCTGAGCCCGCCCTTCCTGCTGACCTTTGCCTGTCAGGTGGCCGAGGGCATGAGCTACCTGGAGGAGCAGCGCATCGTGCATAGGGACCTGGCTGCCAGGAACGTGCTCGTGGGCGACGACCTGGCCTGCAAGGTGGCCGACTTTGGCCTGGCCCGGCTGCTCAAG GATGACATCTACTCCCCGCGCAGCGGCTCTAAGATCCCCGTCAAGTGGACAGCGCCTGAGGCAGCCAGCTATTGCGTGTACTCACCCAAGTCTGATGTCTGGTCCTTCGGGGTCCTGCTCTACGAGGTCTTCACGTATGGCCGGTGTCCCTACGAAG GGATGAGCAACCACGAGACTCTACAGCAGATCTCACGGGGGTACCGGCTCCCGCGCCCGGCTGCCTGTCCAGCTGAGGTCTATGCGCTCATGCTGGGGTGCTGGAGGCGCTGCCCGGAAGAGCGGCCAGACTTCACCACACTGCGGGAGAAGCTGGGTGCCACGAGCAGGCGCCACCGCCCCGCCCTCACATGA
- the SRMS gene encoding tyrosine-protein kinase Srms isoform X2, protein MEPFLRKRLAFLSFFWDKIWPAGAPRFPDPDADLELEPAAEEPSTAEPCSPPAPAQLFRALCDFTARRAEELSVSRGDRLHALREEGGCILARKLSGWPCTGLVPITYVAKVAPETLSDQPWYFSDISRTQAQQLLLSPPNAPGAFLVRPSESSHGDFSLSVRAQTKVCHYRISMAADGSLYLQKDRLFPSLDELLAYYKANWKLIQSPLLQPCTAQKSLEQDEWERPHSEFTLRRKLGEGYFGEVWEGLWLGSMPVAVKVIRPGDVKLADLAQEIQTLKSLRHERLIRLHAVCSAGEPVYIVTELMRKGSLQAFLGSLEGQALSPPFLLTFACQVAEGMSYLEEQRIVHRDLAARNVLVGDDLACKVADFGLARLLKDDIYSPRSGSKIPVKWTAPEAASYCVYSPKSDVWSFGVLLYEVFTYGRCPYEGSSQLPGATAAPELISSTASSQDVHCWLHLTLPAPVPRDGHGQGLGRWGPPSRFPTLILGSPGWQLCSRGLWDRRGRGITGREAGTLGCR, encoded by the exons ATGGAGCCCTTTCTCAGGAAGAGGCTGGCCTTCCTGTCCTTTTTCTGGGACAAGATCTGGCCGGCCGGGGCACCGCGGTTCCCAGACCCCGACGCTGACCTGGAGCTGGAGCCCGCCGCAGAGGAGCCCAGTACCGCGGAGCCTTGCAGCCCCCCGGCGCCCGCGCAGCTCTTCAGGGCTCTGTGCGACTTCACGGCGCGGCGCGCGGAGGAGCTGAGCGTCAGCCGCGGGGACAGGCTCCACGCCCTCAGGGAGGAGGGCGGCTGCATTCTGGCCCGCAAGCTCTCGGGCTGGCCCTGCACTGGCCTGGTGCCCATCACCTACGTGGCCAAGGTGGCCCCTGAGACGCTCTCAGACCAGCC CTGGTACTTCAGTGACATCAGCCGAACCCAGGCCCAGCAGCTGCTCCTGTCCCCCCCCAATGCGCCGGGGGCCTTCCTCGTCCGGCCCAGTGAGAGCAGCCATGGGGACTTCTCACTGTCAG TCCGGGCCCAGACCAAAGTCTGCCACTACCGCATCTCCATGGCGGCCGACGGCAGCCTCTACCTGCAGAAGGACCGGCTCTTCCCCAGTCTAGATGAGCTGCTAGCATATTACAAGGCCAACTGGAAGCTGATCCAGAGCCCACTGCTGCAGCCCTGCACAGCCCAG AAGTCCCTTGAGCAGGATGAGTGGGAGCGGCCCCACTCGGAGTTCACCCTGCGGAGGAAGCTGGGCGAAGGCTACTTCGGGGAGGTGTGGGAAGGCCTGTGGCTGGGCTCCATGCCCGTGGCAGTCAAGGTCATCAGACCAG GCGACGTGAAGCTCGCCGACCTGGCCCAGGAGATACAAACGCTTAAGAGCCTGCGGCATGAGCGCCTCATCCGGCTTCACGCGGTGTGCTCGGCGGGCGAGCCCGTGTACATCGTCACGGAGCTCATGCGCAAGGGCAGCCTGCAGGCCTTCCTTGGCA GCCTCGAAGGCCAGGCCCTGAGCCCGCCCTTCCTGCTGACCTTTGCCTGTCAGGTGGCCGAGGGCATGAGCTACCTGGAGGAGCAGCGCATCGTGCATAGGGACCTGGCTGCCAGGAACGTGCTCGTGGGCGACGACCTGGCCTGCAAGGTGGCCGACTTTGGCCTGGCCCGGCTGCTCAAG GATGACATCTACTCCCCGCGCAGCGGCTCTAAGATCCCCGTCAAGTGGACAGCGCCTGAGGCAGCCAGCTATTGCGTGTACTCACCCAAGTCTGATGTCTGGTCCTTCGGGGTCCTGCTCTACGAGGTCTTCACGTATGGCCGGTGTCCCTACGAAG GAAGCAGCCAGTTGCCAGGTGCAACTGCTGCCCCGGAGCTGATCTCAAGCACAGCTTCATCACAGGACGTGCACTGTTGGCTTCACCTCACCCTGCCGGCTCCAGTCCCACGAGATGGACATGGACAGGGACTGGGCAGGTGGGGTCCACCCTCACGGTTCCCGACTCTCATCCTGGGATCCCCAGGCTGGCAGCTGTGCTCCAGAGGCCTGTGGGACAGAAGGGGCAGAGGCATCACAGGGCGGGAAGCTGGGACCCTAGGGTGCAGATAA
- the SRMS gene encoding tyrosine-protein kinase Srms isoform X1, producing the protein MEPFLRKRLAFLSFFWDKIWPAGAPRFPDPDADLELEPAAEEPSTAEPCSPPAPAQLFRALCDFTARRAEELSVSRGDRLHALREEGGCILARKLSGWPCTGLVPITYVAKVAPETLSDQPWYFSDISRTQAQQLLLSPPNAPGAFLVRPSESSHGDFSLSVRAQTKVCHYRISMAADGSLYLQKDRLFPSLDELLAYYKANWKLIQSPLLQPCTAQKSLEQDEWERPHSEFTLRRKLGEGYFGEVWEGLWLGSMPVAVKVIRPGDVKLADLAQEIQTLKSLRHERLIRLHAVCSAGEPVYIVTELMRKGSLQAFLGSLEGQALSPPFLLTFACQVAEGMSYLEEQRIVHRDLAARNVLVGDDLACKVADFGLARLLKDDIYSPRSGSKIPVKWTAPEAASYCVYSPKSDVWSFGVLLYEVFTYGRCPYEGGPPGSTRQEARVVQGRKRGSQPGGGGTPCPGIAEPGRGTRPGGCLLGGVCPGLEVGSRVTPRPREEAPAQRLFLPLPRDEQPRDSTADLTGVPAPAPGCLSS; encoded by the exons ATGGAGCCCTTTCTCAGGAAGAGGCTGGCCTTCCTGTCCTTTTTCTGGGACAAGATCTGGCCGGCCGGGGCACCGCGGTTCCCAGACCCCGACGCTGACCTGGAGCTGGAGCCCGCCGCAGAGGAGCCCAGTACCGCGGAGCCTTGCAGCCCCCCGGCGCCCGCGCAGCTCTTCAGGGCTCTGTGCGACTTCACGGCGCGGCGCGCGGAGGAGCTGAGCGTCAGCCGCGGGGACAGGCTCCACGCCCTCAGGGAGGAGGGCGGCTGCATTCTGGCCCGCAAGCTCTCGGGCTGGCCCTGCACTGGCCTGGTGCCCATCACCTACGTGGCCAAGGTGGCCCCTGAGACGCTCTCAGACCAGCC CTGGTACTTCAGTGACATCAGCCGAACCCAGGCCCAGCAGCTGCTCCTGTCCCCCCCCAATGCGCCGGGGGCCTTCCTCGTCCGGCCCAGTGAGAGCAGCCATGGGGACTTCTCACTGTCAG TCCGGGCCCAGACCAAAGTCTGCCACTACCGCATCTCCATGGCGGCCGACGGCAGCCTCTACCTGCAGAAGGACCGGCTCTTCCCCAGTCTAGATGAGCTGCTAGCATATTACAAGGCCAACTGGAAGCTGATCCAGAGCCCACTGCTGCAGCCCTGCACAGCCCAG AAGTCCCTTGAGCAGGATGAGTGGGAGCGGCCCCACTCGGAGTTCACCCTGCGGAGGAAGCTGGGCGAAGGCTACTTCGGGGAGGTGTGGGAAGGCCTGTGGCTGGGCTCCATGCCCGTGGCAGTCAAGGTCATCAGACCAG GCGACGTGAAGCTCGCCGACCTGGCCCAGGAGATACAAACGCTTAAGAGCCTGCGGCATGAGCGCCTCATCCGGCTTCACGCGGTGTGCTCGGCGGGCGAGCCCGTGTACATCGTCACGGAGCTCATGCGCAAGGGCAGCCTGCAGGCCTTCCTTGGCA GCCTCGAAGGCCAGGCCCTGAGCCCGCCCTTCCTGCTGACCTTTGCCTGTCAGGTGGCCGAGGGCATGAGCTACCTGGAGGAGCAGCGCATCGTGCATAGGGACCTGGCTGCCAGGAACGTGCTCGTGGGCGACGACCTGGCCTGCAAGGTGGCCGACTTTGGCCTGGCCCGGCTGCTCAAG GATGACATCTACTCCCCGCGCAGCGGCTCTAAGATCCCCGTCAAGTGGACAGCGCCTGAGGCAGCCAGCTATTGCGTGTACTCACCCAAGTCTGATGTCTGGTCCTTCGGGGTCCTGCTCTACGAGGTCTTCACGTATGGCCGGTGTCCCTACGAAGGTGGGCCTCCTGGCAGCACAAGGCAGGAGGCAAGGGTAGTCCAAGGAAGGAAGCGTGGGAgccagcctggaggaggaggcaccccctgcccagggattgCTGAGCCTGGAAGGGGTACCAGGCCTGGAGGCTGCCTGCTTGGCGGGGTCTGCCCAGGGCTGGAGGTGGGCTCCAGAGTGACTCCCAGGCCAAGGGAGGAAGCACCTGCCCAGCGTCTCTTCTTGCCCCTCCCCAGGGATGAGCAACCACGAGACTCTACAGCAGATCTCACGGGGGTACCGGCTCCCGCGCCCGGCTGCCTGTCCAGCTGA
- the PTK6 gene encoding protein-tyrosine kinase 6: protein MGSEGQAPLGPKYMGLWDFEARTAEELSFQAGDLFYVARKEEEWWWAVRLDGAGRALAEGYVPYNYLAEKETVESEPWFFGRISRLEALHRLQAMGNKQGSFLIRISEKPGADYVLSVRDQQTVRHYKIWWRAGRLHLNEAVSFPGLSELVDHHKVQSLSHGLRLTSPCRKHEPEPLPHCDDWERPREEFTLCRKLGSGYFGEVFEGLWKDKVRVAIKVIARADLLHQHTFQSEIQAMKKLRHKHILALYAVASAGDPVYIVTELMPKGSLLELLRDSDEKALPVSELMDIAAQVAEGMCYLESQNYIHRDLAARNILVGENNICKVGDFGLARLIKEDIYLSYDHNIPYKWTAPEALSRGHYSIKSDIWSFGVLLHEIFSRGQMPYPGMSNHEAFLRVESGYRMPRPPECPPTTHKLMLSCWHKDPEQRPYFKGLWEKLSSLTRYENPL, encoded by the exons ATGGGGTCCGAGGGCCAGGCTCCCCTGGGCCCCAAGTACATGGGCCTCTGGGACTTTGAGGCTCGGACTGCTGAGGAGCTGAGCTTCCAGGCAGGGGACCTCTTCTACGTGGCCAGAAAGGAGGAGGAGTGGTGGTGGGCCGTGCGGCTGGATGGGGCAGGCCGGGCCCTGGCTGAGGGCTACGTGCCCTACAACTACCTGGCTGAGAAGGAGACTGTGGAGTCGGAGCC GTGGTTCTTCGGCCGAATCTCTCGTTTGGAAGCTCTGCACCGACTGCAGGCCATGGGCAACAAGCAGGGGTCCTTCCTGATCCGCATCAGCGAGAAGCCAGGCGCCGATTACGTCCTCTCGG TGCGGGACCAGCAGACTGTGCGCCACTACAAGATCTGGTGGCGGGCCGGCCGGCTGCACCTCAACGAGGCTGTGTCCTTCCCTGGCCTGTCTGAGCTCGTGGATCATCACAAGGTCCAGAGCCTGTCCCACGGCCTGCGGCTGACCTCGCCCTGCAGGAAG CACgagccagagcccctgccccactGTGATGACTGGGAGAGGCCACGGGAGGAGTTCACACTCTGCAGGAAGCTGGGCTCCGGCTACTTCGGGGAGGTCTTTGAAGGGCTCTGGAAGGACAAGGTCCGAGTGGCCATCAAGGTGATCGCCCGAG CCGACCTTCTGCACCAGCACACGTTCCAGTCGGAGATCCAGGCCATGAAGAAGCTGCGGCACAAGCACATCCTGGCCCTGTACGCGGTGGCGTCCGCGGGGGACCCGGTGTACATCGTCACGGAGCTCATGCCCAAGGGGAGCCTGCTGGAGCTGCTGAGGG ACTCCGACGAGAAAGCCCTGCCCGTTTCGGAGCTGATGGACATTGCAGCACAGGTGGCTGAGGGCATGTGCTACCTGGAATCGCAGAACTACATCCACCGGGACCTGGCTGCCAGGAACATCCTCGTGGGGGAAAACAACATCTGCAAAGTCGGGGACTTCGGGCTGGCCAGGCTCATCAAG GAGGACATCTATCTCTCCTATGACCACAACATCCCTTACAAGTGGACTGCCCCAGAGGCGCTCTCCCGAGGGCATTACTCCATCAAGTCTGACATCTGGTCCTTCGGGGTTCTCCTCCATGAGATTTTCAGCAGGGGTCAGATGCCCTATCCAG GCATGTCCAACCACGAGGCCTTCCTGAGGGTGGAGAGCGGCTACCGCATGCCCCGCCCCCCAGAGTGCCCGCCCACCACACACAAGTTGATGCTCTCCTGCTGGCACAAGGACCCTGAGCAGAGACCCTACTTCAAAGGGCTGTGGGAGAAGCTCTCCAGCTTAACAAGGTACGAGAACCCGCTCTGA